The Clostridioides difficile genome has a segment encoding these proteins:
- a CDS encoding PTS glucose transporter subunit IIA — MFKMFKKKSIKSPISGKVIELSKIPDAVFSQKLMGEGVAIDSTGDIVYAPANGKVAVVAETKHAFVIELENGMELLIHVGLDTVNLKGEGFEALVSVGDQVKEGAPMLKIDRSLIESNGISLITPVTITNHSEYNMNTYNVGNNVEGGKDTVIEFK; from the coding sequence ATGTTTAAAATGTTTAAGAAAAAATCAATAAAATCACCAATATCAGGAAAGGTAATAGAGTTATCTAAAATACCAGATGCTGTATTTTCTCAAAAACTTATGGGCGAAGGTGTAGCTATAGATTCTACAGGTGATATTGTTTATGCTCCAGCTAATGGTAAGGTAGCAGTTGTAGCAGAAACTAAACATGCATTTGTTATAGAACTAGAAAATGGAATGGAACTTCTTATTCATGTTGGTTTAGATACTGTAAACTTAAAAGGTGAAGGATTTGAAGCATTAGTAAGTGTAGGAGACCAAGTAAAAGAGGGAGCACCAATGTTAAAAATTGACCGTTCATTAATTGAATCAAATGGTATCTCACTTATTACTCCAGTTACAATAACTAATCATTCAGAGTACAATATGAATACATATAATGTAGGTAATAATGTAGAGGGTGGAAAAGATACTGTAATTGAGTTTAAATAA
- a CDS encoding pyridoxal phosphate-dependent aminotransferase — translation MINFDKKVNRLGTYCTQWDYVEDRFGKKGLLPFTISDMDLEFPNEITEVLKGRLNHRVLGYSRWKHDDFKDSIRNWYSKRFNCSIDSNWIYYSPSVMYSISKLIEIFSDEGDGVLINTPAYNAFYEVIGNNNRNIIKSPLINKDGFYSIDFDDFEKKCKDSKIFILCNPHNPTGRVWSELELIKMVRICKENNVKIISDDIHMDIVYDNKMTPVLNVADNYLESIFICTSASKSFNIPALTGSYVIIPNEEIRTKFENITRYRDFVNSPAILAILGTMTCYNDCEYWLEELLKYLKENLQYTINYIEDNLNPLKLVMPEGCYFAWIDFSELKISSEKFQKLLIDIGEVAIMSGKVYGEESEFYLRLNVACSREKLEDGLNRIKKTIDYITENI, via the coding sequence ATGATTAACTTTGATAAAAAAGTAAACCGATTGGGTACATATTGTACCCAATGGGATTATGTAGAAGATAGATTTGGAAAAAAAGGATTACTTCCTTTTACAATATCAGATATGGATTTGGAATTCCCAAATGAGATAACAGAAGTATTGAAAGGAAGATTAAATCATAGAGTATTAGGATATAGCAGATGGAAGCATGATGATTTTAAAGATTCTATCAGGAATTGGTACTCTAAGAGATTTAACTGCAGTATTGATAGCAATTGGATATATTACAGTCCAAGTGTAATGTATTCAATTAGTAAACTTATTGAAATTTTTAGCGATGAAGGTGATGGAGTATTAATAAACACTCCTGCATACAATGCTTTTTATGAAGTAATAGGAAATAACAATCGCAACATTATAAAATCTCCTCTTATAAATAAGGATGGATTTTACTCTATTGATTTTGATGATTTTGAGAAAAAGTGTAAAGATTCTAAAATATTTATTTTATGCAATCCTCATAATCCAACAGGTAGAGTGTGGAGTGAATTAGAGCTTATTAAGATGGTAAGGATTTGTAAGGAGAATAATGTAAAAATAATATCAGATGATATACATATGGATATTGTATATGATAATAAAATGACACCTGTTTTAAATGTGGCAGACAATTATTTAGAGTCTATATTTATTTGTACATCAGCATCTAAGTCTTTTAATATACCAGCATTGACTGGGTCATATGTAATTATACCAAACGAAGAGATAAGAACTAAGTTTGAAAATATAACTAGATATCGTGATTTTGTAAATTCGCCAGCTATACTAGCTATTTTGGGGACAATGACTTGTTATAATGATTGTGAATATTGGCTAGAGGAGTTATTGAAATACCTTAAAGAGAATCTTCAATATACAATTAACTATATAGAAGATAATTTAAATCCATTAAAATTGGTTATGCCAGAAGGTTGTTACTTTGCTTGGATTGATTTCTCTGAGCTTAAAATAAGCAGTGAAAAATTCCAAAAACTATTGATAGATATTGGCGAAGTTGCTATTATGTCAGGCAAGGTATATGGAGAAGAAAGTGAGTTTTATCTAAGATTAAATGTGGCATGTTCAAGAGAAAAACTTGAAGATGGTTTAAATAGAATTAAAAAAACTATAGATTATATTACAGAAAATATTTAA
- a CDS encoding SIS domain-containing protein, with amino-acid sequence MNYLKTMVDVMTTEMNAIKCLIDEAGIEYENIVNEIANCKGKVIFMGVGKSAHIGKKLAATFASTGTPSFFVHATEAVHGDLGMIESQDITILISNSGNSMEVVNCIKYVKAIGSKTIAFTSNRNSVLAKECDYALIYPAKDEADHLNLAPTTSSTITLVLGDSIACALSKNSNFDSADFYKYHPGGSLGEKLKAANNG; translated from the coding sequence ATGAACTATTTAAAAACAATGGTTGATGTTATGACTACTGAAATGAATGCTATAAAGTGTTTAATAGATGAAGCAGGTATTGAATATGAAAATATAGTTAATGAAATTGCAAACTGTAAAGGTAAAGTGATTTTTATGGGTGTAGGTAAATCTGCGCATATAGGTAAAAAATTGGCAGCTACATTTGCAAGTACTGGTACACCAAGTTTTTTTGTACATGCAACAGAAGCAGTACATGGAGATTTAGGAATGATTGAAAGTCAAGATATTACAATTTTAATCTCAAATAGTGGAAATTCTATGGAAGTTGTAAATTGTATAAAGTATGTAAAAGCAATAGGTTCTAAAACAATTGCTTTTACTTCAAATAGAAATTCAGTATTGGCAAAAGAGTGTGATTATGCTTTAATATATCCTGCAAAGGATGAAGCTGACCACTTAAATTTAGCACCAACAACATCATCTACAATTACTTTGGTTTTAGGAGATTCTATTGCATGTGCATTATCTAAAAACAGTAATTTTGACTCAGCTGATTTTTATAAATATCATCCAGGAGGAAGTCTAGGTGAAAAACTAAAGGCAGCTAATAATGGTTAA
- a CDS encoding MarR family transcriptional regulator, with translation MKDDIKKHIKEYYAYWLGLNNLYDEWAKSYNMSFHSLFALYAIWENQENCTQKIICDEWLMPKQTINSVLKNFKDKGYIELLINENDRRNKVIHLTPIGKVYAQDVLQDLLKFEESVMQKMGQTNRESMTKNNALFLELFKKEMETKK, from the coding sequence ATGAAAGATGATATAAAAAAACATATTAAAGAATATTACGCCTATTGGCTTGGTCTAAATAATCTATATGACGAATGGGCCAAATCATATAACATGAGTTTTCATTCACTATTTGCACTATATGCAATATGGGAAAATCAAGAAAATTGCACCCAAAAAATTATATGTGACGAATGGCTTATGCCAAAGCAAACAATAAACTCTGTGCTAAAAAATTTTAAAGATAAAGGTTATATTGAACTATTGATTAATGAAAATGATAGACGTAATAAAGTCATTCACCTAACTCCAATAGGAAAAGTTTATGCACAAGATGTTCTTCAAGATTTGCTTAAGTTTGAAGAATCTGTTATGCAAAAAATGGGACAAACAAATAGAGAATCAATGACAAAAAATAATGCTCTATTTTTAGAACTATTCAAAAAAGAAATGGAGACTAAAAAATAA
- a CDS encoding DUF2087 domain-containing protein — translation MKIENLSIKDIKQGYVFNADLNCYSCIICGKTYEVGEIYRVGDRFFEASRAIELHTELKHGDYLEQLVNNDSKYNTLTDNQKQLFKLFISDLSDKEIAKELGVSTSTIRHQKFMFREKAKQAKLYLALYESVFEDKSNRDSTIVPIHEHAKMVDERYVVTEEERKHILDTSFESMNPLKLKVFSSKEKKKVVILSKVSEQFEQGKQYSEKEVNQILDSIYYDFATLRRYLIEYGFMNRNKECTKYWLTQ, via the coding sequence ATGAAGATTGAAAATCTTTCTATTAAAGATATCAAACAAGGTTATGTGTTCAATGCAGACTTAAATTGTTACAGTTGTATTATTTGTGGGAAAACTTATGAAGTAGGAGAGATATACAGAGTAGGTGACAGATTTTTTGAAGCATCAAGAGCTATTGAATTGCATACAGAATTAAAACATGGAGACTATTTAGAACAATTGGTCAATAATGATTCAAAGTACAATACATTAACTGATAATCAAAAACAATTATTTAAATTATTTATTAGTGATTTATCAGATAAAGAAATTGCAAAAGAGCTTGGAGTATCTACTTCTACGATACGTCATCAAAAGTTTATGTTTAGAGAAAAAGCAAAACAAGCTAAGTTATACTTGGCTTTATATGAATCTGTATTTGAAGATAAATCTAATAGAGATAGTACTATAGTACCAATCCACGAACATGCCAAAATGGTAGATGAGAGATATGTAGTAACTGAAGAAGAAAGAAAACACATTTTAGATACTTCATTTGAAAGTATGAATCCTCTAAAATTAAAAGTTTTTTCATCAAAAGAAAAGAAAAAAGTTGTTATCTTGTCCAAAGTTTCAGAACAATTTGAGCAAGGAAAGCAATATTCAGAAAAAGAAGTTAATCAAATTTTAGATTCTATATATTATGATTTCGCAACACTTAGAAGATATTTAATTGAATATGGCTTTATGAATAGAAATAAAGAGTGCACAAAGTATTGGTTAACACAATAA
- a CDS encoding epoxyqueuosine reductase translates to MNDELKSILYNEGVNIVRFVDISEFPTNQTRGFSKAILFCVGLSQKFIKDIYNNLPTESDEFLEKEEKMEKLADWISEYLQTKGYNAYAQSEKNNIEHKYTERGYIDPKMESGISPLPHKTIANISGIGFMGKNNLFITDEFGCAFSMCTVLTDAPISVEKYPLIASKCGDCNVCVEKCPAKAIHGNAWTYQGGRESIIDISKCFCVLKCMVNCPWSLKYANKKL, encoded by the coding sequence ATGAATGATGAGTTGAAATCTATTTTGTACAACGAAGGTGTAAACATTGTTCGTTTTGTTGATATATCTGAATTTCCAACAAATCAAACACGGGGTTTTTCTAAGGCAATTTTATTTTGTGTAGGATTATCACAGAAGTTTATTAAAGATATATATAATAATTTACCTACAGAGAGTGATGAGTTTTTGGAAAAAGAGGAAAAGATGGAAAAATTAGCTGATTGGATTTCTGAATATCTTCAAACAAAAGGCTATAACGCTTATGCTCAATCAGAAAAAAATAATATAGAGCATAAATACACTGAAAGAGGATATATTGACCCTAAGATGGAATCAGGTATTAGCCCTTTACCACATAAGACAATAGCGAATATTAGTGGTATTGGATTTATGGGAAAAAATAATTTATTTATTACTGATGAATTTGGATGTGCTTTTAGTATGTGTACAGTGCTTACAGATGCACCAATTTCTGTTGAAAAGTATCCTTTGATTGCTTCAAAATGTGGCGATTGCAATGTTTGTGTAGAAAAATGCCCTGCAAAAGCTATACATGGAAATGCTTGGACTTATCAAGGGGGAAGAGAGTCTATAATTGATATTTCTAAATGTTTTTGTGTTTTAAAATGTATGGTGAACTGTCCATGGTCGTTGAAATATGCAAATAAAAAATTATAA
- a CDS encoding chloride channel protein yields the protein MKKDTSHVIKRAERFQVILIGEGLLVGAIAGLIVLLYRILLGQAGIWLNQILNFVKGSTVKTAVWFAVLALLAWIVSRLVNWEPMISGSGIPQLEGEMTGKIKQVWWRVLPAKFVGGFLSLMGGLALGREGPSIQLGAMAGKGISRALDRGKTEEKFLLTCGASAGLSAAFHAPLAGVMFSLEEVHKNFSVSVLISVMTASLTADYISANFLGMESVFQFDIGNVLPQSYYWLIVILGVVLGVMGAFYNWFTLFVQSLYKKLPKIGTFGKILIPFLMAGILGLLMPEVLGSGHNLVESLTSHEYLLGMVVLIFVIRFVFSAISFGSGAPGGIFFPLLVLGAFIGGMFGMIGVQFFGMNLDYVNNFILLAMAGYFTAIVRAPLTGIILIFEMTGSVSQMLSLSVISIVAYIVATLMKSKPIYESLLERLLEKNGQPVSKERGEKILDQFSVMFGSPVANKSIQDIQWPENCLLVAIQRGGEEIIPKGKTILKASDIIVTMTDERDSGVVYDKMEKLCKENTSYIV from the coding sequence ATGAAAAAAGATACATCTCATGTAATTAAGCGGGCCGAGCGATTTCAGGTTATTTTGATTGGAGAAGGGCTTCTTGTAGGTGCTATAGCTGGTTTAATTGTACTTTTATATAGGATACTTTTGGGGCAGGCTGGTATCTGGCTTAACCAAATATTAAATTTTGTAAAAGGTTCAACTGTGAAAACAGCAGTTTGGTTTGCAGTGCTTGCACTGCTTGCATGGATTGTTTCAAGGCTAGTAAATTGGGAGCCAATGATTTCGGGAAGTGGTATTCCTCAGCTAGAAGGAGAGATGACAGGGAAAATAAAGCAAGTATGGTGGCGTGTGTTGCCAGCCAAATTTGTTGGAGGATTCTTATCGCTTATGGGGGGACTTGCCTTGGGAAGAGAAGGACCTTCTATACAGCTTGGTGCTATGGCAGGAAAGGGCATTTCCAGAGCTCTTGATAGAGGAAAAACAGAGGAAAAATTCCTGCTCACTTGTGGGGCAAGTGCAGGATTGTCAGCAGCTTTTCATGCACCATTGGCAGGCGTCATGTTTTCACTGGAAGAGGTACATAAAAACTTTTCGGTATCTGTTTTGATTTCTGTGATGACAGCGTCTCTAACAGCTGACTATATATCAGCTAATTTTTTAGGCATGGAATCAGTGTTCCAATTTGACATTGGAAATGTGTTACCACAGAGCTATTATTGGTTGATAGTGATTTTAGGTGTTGTACTTGGAGTTATGGGGGCATTTTATAATTGGTTTACCTTATTTGTTCAATCTCTATATAAAAAGCTTCCTAAAATAGGTACATTCGGAAAAATATTGATTCCATTTTTAATGGCTGGTATTTTGGGTCTTTTGATGCCTGAAGTACTGGGAAGCGGGCATAATCTGGTGGAATCACTAACAAGTCATGAATATTTGTTGGGGATGGTCGTTTTGATTTTTGTCATCCGTTTTGTATTTTCGGCTATCAGTTTTGGGTCTGGTGCACCAGGAGGAATCTTTTTCCCACTACTTGTTTTAGGAGCTTTTATTGGGGGAATGTTTGGAATGATAGGTGTACAGTTTTTTGGAATGAACTTGGACTATGTCAATAATTTTATACTTTTGGCTATGGCAGGGTATTTTACTGCCATCGTACGTGCGCCTTTAACTGGAATTATATTGATTTTTGAAATGACAGGTTCTGTTAGCCAGATGCTTTCTCTATCCGTTATTTCAATTGTGGCATATATTGTGGCTACTCTTATGAAATCTAAACCGATTTATGAAAGTCTTCTTGAAAGACTACTTGAAAAAAACGGGCAACCTGTTTCTAAAGAAAGGGGAGAGAAAATACTAGACCAGTTTTCTGTTATGTTTGGTTCTCCTGTTGCCAACAAGTCGATTCAGGATATTCAATGGCCAGAAAATTGTCTTTTGGTAGCTATTCAAAGAGGAGGAGAAGAAATTATTCCAAAAGGAAAAACAATCCTCAAGGCAAGCGACATAATTGTGACCATGACAGATGAAAGAGACAGTGGTGTTGTATATGATAAAATGGAAAAACTCTGTAAAGAAAATACATCATATATTGTCTAG
- a CDS encoding DUF1848 domain-containing protein: MIVSVSRRTDIPAFYSKWFFNRLKEGFVYVVNPMNPKQVSKIELNPHTVDCFVFWTKDATPMIYNLSKLKEYKYYFHYTITPYGKDVETRILDKRKIIESFKELSRIIGKERVILRYDPIFLNEKYNLDYHIKAFERLCSQLNGFTEKCIISFIDLYKKTKFNTKSLHIKPIQIKEIEILSKELFRISNKYNIALEICCDEYNLSKFGIGKSKCIDDKLISNIIGSEVKVKKDDTQRDICGCVKSVDIGQYNTCRHYCLYCYANFNYTQVEKNCRLYNEENRVLVGDIREDAKITVRDMKPIKIDKDNNNQLSMFD, encoded by the coding sequence ATGATAGTAAGTGTAAGTAGAAGAACTGACATACCTGCTTTTTATAGTAAGTGGTTTTTTAACAGACTTAAAGAGGGTTTTGTGTATGTTGTTAATCCAATGAATCCAAAACAAGTCAGTAAGATAGAGCTAAATCCACATACTGTTGATTGCTTTGTATTTTGGACAAAAGATGCAACTCCAATGATATATAATTTAAGCAAATTAAAAGAATATAAATATTATTTTCACTATACTATAACTCCATATGGTAAAGATGTAGAAACAAGAATTTTGGATAAAAGGAAGATAATAGAGTCATTTAAAGAATTGTCTAGAATCATAGGCAAAGAAAGAGTAATTTTGAGATATGACCCAATTTTTCTAAATGAAAAGTATAACTTAGATTATCATATAAAAGCATTTGAGAGATTATGTAGTCAACTTAATGGATTTACAGAAAAGTGTATAATAAGTTTTATTGATTTATACAAGAAAACAAAATTTAATACAAAGTCATTACATATAAAACCTATACAAATTAAAGAAATAGAAATATTATCGAAGGAACTTTTTAGAATATCTAATAAGTATAATATAGCACTTGAAATATGCTGTGATGAATATAATTTAAGTAAGTTTGGCATTGGAAAAAGTAAGTGTATTGATGATAAGTTAATATCAAATATTATAGGTAGCGAAGTGAAAGTTAAAAAGGATGATACACAAAGAGATATTTGTGGATGTGTTAAGAGTGTTGATATAGGACAGTACAATACTTGTAGACATTATTGTTTATATTGTTATGCTAATTTTAATTATACACAAGTAGAAAAAAATTGTAGACTCTATAATGAAGAAAATAGAGTACTTGTGGGTGATATAAGAGAAGATGCAAAAATAACTGTTAGAGATATGAAGCCTATTAAAATAGATAAAGACAATAATAATCAGCTTAGTATGTTTGATTAA
- a CDS encoding GRP family sugar transporter — MKGNNLMLTIIIALLPVIGWGLMPIAANLKKSSPYEQLLGTSISAFIFSTIITLVMHPEITFFSFCVSMISGIFWSLGQLMQFKAIQIASVSKVMPISNGSQLTFTTLLAVILFNEWTSSKMFLIGTLSILCIIIGILLTNYQTKKSTNRNMLKCVGVTLLSSLFLALYVVTNQIFSIEGYRIILPQSVGMLITASIIVKYFSRETLHKENVLFNLTTGVLWSIANLGMFITTNTLGVTISFSISQSCVIVATLGGIIFFKEKKNKKEWLAIFLGIILIMFGVFMLSTIK, encoded by the coding sequence ATGAAAGGAAATAATTTAATGCTGACAATAATTATTGCATTACTTCCTGTAATAGGATGGGGACTAATGCCCATAGCTGCAAATCTCAAAAAAAGTTCTCCCTATGAACAACTTTTAGGTACCTCTATAAGCGCGTTTATATTTTCCACTATAATAACTTTGGTTATGCATCCTGAGATTACATTTTTTTCATTTTGTGTAAGTATGATTTCTGGGATATTTTGGAGTTTAGGTCAGTTAATGCAGTTTAAAGCAATTCAAATTGCTAGTGTATCTAAAGTAATGCCAATTTCAAATGGTTCACAATTAACTTTTACAACTTTACTGGCTGTAATCTTATTTAATGAATGGACTAGTTCTAAAATGTTTTTGATTGGTACCTTATCAATCTTATGTATAATAATAGGTATACTTCTCACAAATTATCAAACAAAAAAATCTACTAATAGAAATATGTTGAAATGTGTTGGAGTTACATTGTTATCATCTTTGTTTTTAGCATTATATGTTGTAACTAATCAAATATTTTCAATTGAAGGATATAGAATTATATTGCCTCAATCTGTTGGGATGTTAATAACTGCATCAATTATTGTTAAGTATTTTTCTAGAGAGACTTTACATAAGGAAAATGTTTTATTTAATCTCACTACTGGAGTATTGTGGTCAATAGCAAATTTAGGTATGTTTATAACAACTAATACTTTGGGAGTTACGATAAGTTTTTCTATTTCTCAGAGTTGTGTTATAGTAGCTACTTTAGGAGGAATCATCTTCTTTAAGGAAAAGAAAAATAAAAAAGAGTGGCTTGCTATTTTTCTTGGAATAATATTAATCATGTTTGGTGTTTTTATGTTAAGCACCATAAAATAA
- a CDS encoding MATE family efflux transporter encodes MVKKQFLKNVLPSMLAFAFSGVYAIVDGWFVGRNIGDAGLAAINIAYPLTALIQALGTGIGMGGAIQIAICLGRGDEDENKYLGNTIFILLTACIISTIILGLTSQSILKIFGAEGEILNHAVSYIKIIIYGATFQIIGTGLIPIIRNYNGSLVAMSSMIAGFLTNVVLDWLFVSVYSYGLVGAAIATVIGQMVTLLPCILFLTIKKKLFGFAIFKPMPYFFKKIMEVAVSPFGLTLSPNIVIIILNKGAISYGGAQAAACYAVVSYIICIIQLLLQGIGDGCQPLIGNYYGANNLKSVKEVRKMAYITAFTTSLVCMIAIYLLKNKIPNFFGVSDIVAQSISSVLPIFISGFLFIAFLRITTSFFYAVRKNLLAYILIYGEPLLLTALVALVLPNILGLNGVWISVPLTQACLAVVGFILLKKYARFDTL; translated from the coding sequence ATGGTAAAAAAACAATTCTTAAAAAATGTACTACCCTCTATGTTAGCTTTTGCTTTTTCAGGTGTTTATGCCATTGTAGATGGATGGTTTGTTGGTAGAAATATTGGCGATGCAGGACTTGCTGCAATCAATATTGCCTATCCACTGACTGCATTAATTCAGGCACTTGGAACAGGAATTGGTATGGGTGGAGCAATTCAAATTGCTATATGTCTTGGTAGAGGTGATGAAGATGAAAATAAATACCTTGGAAATACTATTTTTATATTGCTTACAGCTTGTATAATTTCCACAATAATATTAGGCTTGACTTCTCAATCAATTTTAAAAATATTTGGAGCAGAAGGAGAAATCTTAAATCATGCAGTATCTTACATAAAAATTATTATTTATGGAGCAACATTCCAAATTATTGGTACAGGTCTTATCCCAATTATTAGAAATTATAATGGTTCATTAGTAGCCATGTCCTCTATGATTGCAGGCTTCTTAACAAATGTAGTTTTGGACTGGTTGTTTGTTTCAGTATATTCATATGGATTAGTTGGAGCTGCAATAGCCACAGTTATTGGTCAGATGGTTACTCTACTTCCTTGTATTTTATTTTTGACTATTAAAAAGAAGTTATTTGGATTTGCTATATTTAAACCTATGCCATACTTTTTTAAAAAGATAATGGAAGTTGCTGTTTCTCCATTTGGATTAACACTTTCTCCAAATATAGTAATTATCATTCTGAATAAAGGTGCTATTTCATATGGTGGTGCACAAGCTGCTGCTTGTTACGCAGTTGTAAGTTATATAATTTGTATTATTCAATTACTTTTGCAAGGTATTGGCGATGGATGTCAACCATTGATTGGAAATTATTATGGTGCAAATAATTTAAAGTCTGTAAAAGAAGTTAGAAAAATGGCCTATATCACAGCTTTTACAACTTCTCTTGTTTGTATGATTGCAATTTATCTTCTTAAAAATAAAATACCAAACTTCTTTGGAGTATCGGACATAGTGGCACAAAGTATTTCTAGTGTACTTCCAATTTTTATTTCAGGATTTTTATTTATAGCATTTTTACGTATTACAACATCATTCTTTTATGCAGTCAGAAAAAATCTGTTAGCCTATATTTTAATTTATGGAGAACCTTTACTACTTACTGCTCTAGTTGCTTTAGTTTTACCAAACATACTGGGATTAAATGGTGTATGGATTTCTGTGCCTTTGACACAAGCTTGCCTTGCAGTAGTTGGTTTCATTCTATTAAAAAAATATGCTAGATTCGACACATTATAG